One Elgaria multicarinata webbii isolate HBS135686 ecotype San Diego chromosome 6, rElgMul1.1.pri, whole genome shotgun sequence DNA segment encodes these proteins:
- the LOC134400428 gene encoding uncharacterized protein LOC134400428: MSQAKEDEPTDNKEKNELFPFGCRQSAITGSQAKDDEPTGSTGSKKNELFSFTCNVSELVLALANLKQGQEKHSNGMAFMESHASLFHAIHSIIKSCRTTAKFDKDIVLEVKEPDHPCFGVPQEEDVVKEDLDSAKDTQEDKDTCAPVYSKYPRLSKSKSAVLRRQQKHDLGQLPPAYLLPYLVLIKNCIPLPISIIQRQCLTGEILCRIQYFTLRRSKKKLPSELVPAKPPIPKLQTTKEVKYVTFDSLRDLQWKIYRGLLKRKPKTRGTWREATCLRTEAISIPNSGEYILSLLPKDWVIDDSLKFNEEMRNLLLQNG, translated from the exons ATGAGTCAAGCTAAAGAAGATGAACCAACAGATAACAAGGAGAAGAATGAGTTATTTCCCTTTGGCTGCAGG caaAGTGCAATCACGGGGAGTCAAGCAAAAGATGATGAGCCAACAGGTAGCACTGGCAGCAAGAAGAATGAGTTATTTTCCTTCACTTGCAAC GTGTCAGAACTGGTCCTGGCCCTTGCAAACCTTAAACAGGGGCAGGAGAAGCATTCCAATGGGATGGCCTTTATGGAATCTCATGCATCCCTTTTTCATGCTATTCATTCAATCATAAAATCGTGTAGGACAACTGCCAAATTTGATAAAGACATAGTCTTGGAGGTCAAGGAACCCGATCATCCTTGCTTCGGTGTGCCGCAGGAGGAGGATGTTGTAAAGGAAGATCTTGATTCAGCGAAAGACACACAAGAAGACAAAGACACCTGTGCACCTGTATATTCCAAATATCCACGTTTGTCAAAAAGCAAAAGTGCTGTTTTAAGAAGGCAACAGAAACATGATCTTGGACAATTGCCACCAGCATACTTGCTTCCTTATCTGGTTCTAATTAAGAACTGTATTCCCTTGCCAATTTCCATTATCCAAAGACAATGTCTCACAGGAGAGATATTGTGCAGGATACAGTATTTTACACTGAGGCGCAGCAAGAAGAAACTGCCATCTGAGCTTGTTCCAGCAAAACCACCCATTCCTAAATTACAGACAACAAAAG AAGTAAAGTATGTGACATTCGACAGCCTGAGGGATCTCCAGTGGAAGATATATCGAGGCCTGTTGAAACGGAAACCCAAAACAAGGGGAACGTGGAGAGAAGCAACATGTCTTAGAACTGAAGCCATATCAATTCCCAACTCTGGGGAATACATCCTCTCCTTGTTACCTAAAGACTGGGTCATTGATGACTCTCTCAAGTTTAATGAGGAAATGAGAAACCTGCTTTTACAAAATGGCTAG
- the ISCA1 gene encoding iron-sulfur cluster assembly 1 homolog, mitochondrial, giving the protein MASSMVRATVRAVSKRKIQATRAALTLTPSAVNKIKQLLKDRPDHVGVKVGVRTRGCNGLSYTLEYTKSKGDSDEEVVQDGVRVFIEKKAQLTLLGTEMDYIEDKLSSEFVFNNPNIKGTCGCGESFNI; this is encoded by the exons ATGGCCTCTTCGATGGTCAGAGCCACCGTCCGGGCCGTCAGCAAGAGGAAGATCCAAGCCACCAGAGCTGCCCTTACGCTG ACCCCATCTGCTGTGAATAAGATAAAACAACTGCTTAAAGACAGACCTGACCAC GTAGGAGTTAAAGTTGGTGTCCGTACAAGAGGTTGTAATGGACTTTCCTACACACTAGAATATACAAAATCAAAAGGGGACTCTGATGAAGAAGTAGTACAGGATG GTGTTCGAGTGTTTATTGAAAAGAAAGCACAGCTCACACTTCTAGGAACTGAAATGGACTATATAGAAGACAAACTGTCCAGTGAATTTGTTTTCAATAATCCAAACATCAAAGGAACGTGTGGTTGTGGAGAAAGCTTTAATATCTAA